The Variovorax paradoxus B4 genome includes a region encoding these proteins:
- a CDS encoding DUF1993 family protein, giving the protein MTSPLYNASVPVMQQMLRALSDVLKKAEDHATKKNIDPNALLQARLFPDMFPLVRQVQIAADFSKGIASRLAGAEVPSWPDTEVSFVDLQALIAKALAHIGSFKSEQFDSSESREIVLRPGTPKEKKLTAGAYLLHYGLPQFFFHVTTTYAILRHNGIEIGKRDYMGAY; this is encoded by the coding sequence ATGACCAGCCCGCTGTACAACGCCTCCGTTCCCGTCATGCAGCAGATGCTGCGCGCCCTGTCCGACGTGCTCAAGAAGGCCGAAGACCACGCGACGAAAAAAAATATCGATCCAAATGCGCTGCTGCAGGCGCGGTTGTTCCCTGATATGTTTCCGCTAGTACGTCAGGTACAGATCGCCGCAGACTTCTCCAAGGGCATTGCCTCCCGCCTGGCTGGTGCCGAGGTGCCGTCCTGGCCCGACACTGAGGTCAGCTTCGTCGACCTGCAAGCGTTGATCGCCAAAGCTTTGGCCCATATCGGCTCCTTCAAGTCTGAGCAATTTGATTCAAGCGAGAGCCGCGAGATCGTATTGCGCCCCGGCACCCCCAAGGAAAAGAAGCTGACCGCAGGCGCATATCTTCTGCACTATGGACTGCCGCAGTTTTTCTTCCACGTGACCACCACCTATGCAATCTTGCGCCACAACGGTATTGAGATCGGTAAGCGCGACTACATGGGTGCCTACTGA
- a CDS encoding Arm DNA-binding domain-containing protein, with product MGQLSELQIRAAAPRDKEYLLADGDGLYLRVRPAGKAWVYRSKRHGKEAKLSIGHYPVVTLAAARRKARAEAEKRAEGVDPREARRLEEERERIARLNTFERPPVPGTRRRGLVLHRR from the coding sequence ATGGGGCAACTCAGCGAGCTTCAGATCAGGGCGGCAGCGCCGCGGGACAAGGAATATTTGCTGGCGGACGGCGACGGTCTCTACCTTCGCGTGCGCCCGGCCGGCAAGGCGTGGGTCTATCGCTCCAAGCGGCATGGCAAGGAGGCCAAGCTCAGCATCGGCCACTACCCGGTGGTGACGCTGGCGGCGGCGCGCAGGAAGGCGCGTGCCGAAGCCGAGAAGCGCGCCGAAGGCGTTGATCCCCGCGAGGCACGGCGGTTGGAGGAAGAGCGCGAGCGCATTGCACGCCTCAATACCTTCGAACGACCGCCCGTGCCTGGCACGCGCAGGCGCGGGTTAGTTTTACATCGGCGCTAA
- a CDS encoding ATP-binding cassette domain-containing protein: protein MNAPTLPPILQLQDLSFAYPGQPALASGWCASVGEGVTLLHGDTGSGKSTLLRVIAGALPSASGTLTLAGARLDTEPEAYRRNVFFCDPAAEAFDQLTARACTATLSEGDAGFDAALWQVLVEGFSLAPHIDKPMYMLSTGSKRKVGLAAALASGRALVLLDEPEGALDARSIGCLWRAVESLAGHAGRAIVIASSARLDHVPRVALAGCIELPLR from the coding sequence ATGAACGCCCCGACACTGCCTCCCATTCTTCAGCTCCAGGACCTGAGCTTTGCCTATCCGGGCCAGCCCGCGCTCGCATCCGGCTGGTGCGCTTCGGTGGGCGAGGGCGTCACGCTGCTGCATGGCGACACAGGCAGCGGAAAGTCGACCCTGCTGCGCGTGATCGCGGGCGCGCTGCCTTCGGCTTCCGGAACGCTGACGCTCGCGGGCGCGCGGCTCGACACCGAGCCCGAGGCCTACAGGCGCAACGTGTTCTTCTGCGACCCGGCCGCCGAAGCCTTCGACCAGCTCACCGCGCGTGCATGCACGGCCACCCTGAGCGAAGGCGACGCTGGCTTCGATGCGGCGCTGTGGCAGGTGCTGGTCGAGGGTTTTTCGCTGGCGCCGCACATCGACAAGCCGATGTACATGCTCTCCACCGGATCGAAGCGCAAGGTGGGGCTGGCGGCCGCACTGGCTTCGGGCCGCGCGCTGGTGCTGCTCGACGAACCCGAAGGCGCGCTCGACGCGCGGTCGATAGGCTGCCTGTGGAGGGCCGTCGAGTCGTTGGCCGGGCACGCGGGCCGTGCGATCGTCATTGCCAGCAGCGCGCGCCTCGACCACGTGCCGCGGGTTGCGCTCGCCGGGTGCATCGAGCTGCCGCTTCGCTGA
- a CDS encoding LysR substrate-binding domain-containing protein: protein MEIRQLRYFLDIAQTEHLTQSAQNLFVTQSTLSHGLRLLEQELGVALFDRLGRGLKLSQAGAEFRAYATRALKEVESGRMALADLNGLRSGRLTVGAFPTFLNTVVPATVAAFSQAYPGVRVEVRDLRAGPIEEQLLSGELDLGIAFHPATREDIETEPLFDERLLLVVGPMHPLAGRRSIAMKALARVPLALLPRTFATRRMIDEALRSVSTAVEIRVEMDSVESLLGVCRHGELASIVPERAASQAPDLHAVVLTAPTLVRHAGILWRRGASRNAAAREFAALLRASPIQE, encoded by the coding sequence ATGGAAATCCGCCAGCTGCGCTACTTTCTGGACATCGCCCAGACCGAGCACCTGACGCAATCGGCGCAGAACCTGTTCGTCACCCAGTCGACGCTGTCGCACGGGCTGCGGCTGCTCGAACAGGAACTGGGCGTGGCGCTGTTCGATCGCCTGGGGCGGGGCCTGAAGCTCTCACAGGCCGGTGCGGAGTTTCGCGCGTATGCCACGCGCGCGCTCAAGGAGGTCGAGTCGGGCCGCATGGCCCTCGCCGACCTGAACGGCTTGCGCTCCGGCCGCCTGACGGTGGGCGCCTTTCCCACCTTCCTGAACACCGTGGTGCCCGCCACCGTCGCGGCCTTCAGCCAGGCCTACCCCGGCGTGAGGGTCGAGGTGCGCGACTTGCGCGCAGGACCGATCGAGGAGCAACTGCTCAGCGGCGAGCTCGACCTGGGCATCGCCTTCCACCCTGCCACGCGTGAAGACATCGAGACCGAACCGCTGTTCGACGAACGCCTGTTGCTGGTGGTCGGGCCGATGCATCCCCTGGCCGGCCGGCGCAGCATCGCGATGAAGGCCCTTGCCCGCGTGCCGCTGGCACTGCTGCCAAGAACCTTTGCCACGCGCCGCATGATCGACGAGGCCCTGCGCTCGGTGAGCACGGCGGTCGAGATCCGGGTCGAGATGGACTCCGTGGAGTCCCTGCTCGGCGTCTGCCGCCACGGCGAACTTGCCAGCATCGTGCCCGAGCGTGCCGCAAGCCAGGCACCGGACCTGCACGCGGTCGTCCTGACCGCGCCAACGCTTGTGCGGCACGCCGGCATCCTCTGGCGGCGCGGCGCGTCACGCAATGCCGCCGCACGCGAGTTCGCGGCACTGCTGCGCGCCTCGCCCATTCAAGAATAA
- a CDS encoding muconate cycloisomerase family protein, whose translation MTGRFRIERIEARILDIPTIRPHRLSFGAISRQSPVIVQLWLGNGASGFGEAATIGGPSWNEESPEGIRHAIEAYLAPVLLGQEGGCFSDALDRMDAACKGNAFAKSAVEMALIDAMARTLGLPAWQLLGGKRRQSLPLAWTLASGDVARDLEEAQLRLEQRRHRIFKMKIGARSPEDDVSHVAQIARALEGRATLTVDINQAWDGSTARRHLPRLIDAGVSLIEQPVAKWNVEALAVLSTELGARACIMADETVCTPQDAMRLARAKACHVFSLKVAKHGGLLRTREVAAVAEAADIGWYGGTMLETSIGSAAAAHVFSTLGKQHHGCELFGPQLLVDDLVVQRMEIRDFELQLPDGPGFGVDVDPAQLERFDRARTGLVPVHIDLGHRAPFTQGA comes from the coding sequence ATGACGGGTCGTTTTCGCATCGAGCGGATCGAGGCGCGGATACTGGACATCCCCACCATCCGGCCGCACAGGCTGTCCTTCGGGGCGATCAGCCGGCAGAGTCCCGTCATCGTCCAGCTGTGGCTCGGCAATGGTGCGAGTGGCTTCGGCGAGGCCGCCACGATCGGCGGGCCTTCGTGGAACGAGGAATCGCCCGAAGGCATACGGCACGCCATCGAGGCCTATCTCGCGCCCGTGCTGTTGGGACAGGAGGGTGGCTGCTTCTCGGATGCCCTGGACCGGATGGACGCCGCCTGCAAGGGCAATGCATTCGCCAAGAGCGCCGTCGAGATGGCACTGATCGATGCGATGGCGCGCACGCTCGGGCTGCCTGCGTGGCAGCTGCTCGGCGGCAAGCGCCGGCAGAGTCTGCCCTTGGCATGGACGCTGGCCAGCGGGGATGTGGCGCGCGACCTGGAAGAGGCGCAGCTGCGCCTGGAACAGAGGCGCCACCGGATCTTCAAGATGAAGATCGGTGCGCGTTCCCCCGAGGACGACGTGAGCCATGTCGCGCAGATCGCGCGGGCCCTCGAAGGGCGGGCCACCCTCACCGTGGACATCAACCAGGCGTGGGACGGCAGCACGGCCAGGCGCCATCTGCCGCGCCTGATCGACGCGGGCGTCAGCCTGATCGAGCAGCCGGTGGCGAAATGGAACGTGGAAGCGCTCGCGGTGCTGAGCACCGAGCTCGGCGCCCGCGCCTGCATCATGGCGGACGAGACCGTGTGCACGCCGCAGGATGCCATGCGGCTCGCGCGCGCCAAGGCGTGCCATGTCTTCTCGCTCAAGGTTGCCAAGCACGGCGGCTTGCTGCGCACCCGCGAAGTGGCGGCAGTGGCCGAGGCCGCCGACATCGGCTGGTATGGCGGCACGATGCTCGAGACCTCGATCGGCAGCGCGGCCGCCGCTCACGTTTTCTCGACCCTCGGCAAGCAGCACCACGGCTGCGAATTGTTCGGGCCGCAGTTGCTGGTGGACGACCTGGTGGTCCAGCGGATGGAGATCCGCGACTTCGAACTGCAGTTGCCCGATGGTCCCGGCTTCGGCGTCGACGTGGATCCGGCGCAGCTGGAGCGCTTCGACCGCGCGCGCACCGGCCTCGTGCCGGTGCACATCGACCTCGGGCACCGCGCCCCTTTCACCCAGGGAGCATGA
- the catC gene encoding muconolactone Delta-isomerase, which yields MLFLVRMDVNIPHDLPAEQAEAVKAREKAYAQQLQREGHWRHLWRVAGEYANYSVFDAASNDELHGLLSQLPLFPFMKIQVTPLAQHPSAIA from the coding sequence ATGCTTTTTCTCGTTCGAATGGATGTGAACATTCCGCACGACCTGCCTGCCGAACAGGCCGAAGCCGTCAAGGCCCGCGAGAAGGCCTACGCGCAGCAGCTGCAGCGCGAAGGCCACTGGCGCCATCTTTGGCGCGTGGCCGGCGAGTATGCCAACTACAGCGTGTTCGACGCCGCATCCAACGACGAGCTGCACGGGCTTCTTTCGCAGCTTCCGCTGTTCCCTTTCATGAAGATTCAGGTCACGCCGCTCGCGCAGCACCCTTCCGCGATCGCCTGA
- a CDS encoding Bug family tripartite tricarboxylate transporter substrate binding protein — translation MKRRQLLACLSAGLVLGTAASSHAQTAATDWPKKPVRWVVPFPPGGAMDVIARVLGEKAGKALGQPFVIENRAGAGGNIGADAVAKSAPDGYTLLITSIGMATNKPLYGKLSYDPVADFAPVSLLAVVPNVLVTNGTQPNVRSVADVIEAARKSPGKLTYASAGNGTSIHLAGEMFTSLTRTEMLHVPYKGSGPAMADLLGGQLNYMFDSITSAHTQLQSGKLRALAVTTARRSKALPNVPTMAEAGVAGYDVSPWFAVFVPAGTPRPIVDKLHKVLTETLKQPEVAARLEGIGAEAVGSDPEELAAHLAKETQRWSKLIAERHIRLD, via the coding sequence ATGAAAAGAAGACAACTGCTGGCTTGCCTGAGTGCCGGCCTGGTGCTGGGCACCGCCGCGTCGAGCCATGCGCAGACCGCCGCCACGGACTGGCCGAAAAAGCCTGTGCGCTGGGTGGTTCCATTCCCGCCCGGCGGAGCCATGGACGTCATTGCGCGCGTCCTCGGCGAGAAGGCCGGCAAGGCGCTGGGCCAGCCGTTCGTGATCGAGAACCGGGCCGGCGCCGGCGGCAACATCGGCGCCGACGCGGTGGCAAAGTCCGCGCCCGATGGCTACACCCTGCTGATCACCTCGATCGGCATGGCCACCAACAAGCCCTTGTACGGCAAGCTGAGCTACGACCCGGTCGCCGACTTCGCGCCCGTGAGCCTGCTGGCCGTCGTGCCCAATGTGCTGGTGACCAACGGCACCCAGCCCAACGTGCGCAGCGTCGCCGATGTGATCGAGGCCGCGCGCAAGAGCCCTGGGAAGCTGACCTATGCATCGGCCGGCAACGGCACGTCGATCCACCTGGCTGGCGAGATGTTCACCTCGTTGACGCGCACCGAGATGCTGCACGTGCCCTACAAGGGCAGCGGACCGGCGATGGCCGATCTGCTGGGCGGCCAGCTCAACTACATGTTCGACAGCATCACTTCCGCGCACACCCAGCTGCAATCGGGGAAGCTGCGGGCGCTGGCCGTGACCACCGCCAGGCGTTCCAAGGCGCTGCCGAACGTGCCCACGATGGCGGAGGCCGGCGTGGCCGGCTACGACGTATCGCCGTGGTTCGCGGTCTTTGTTCCTGCCGGCACGCCCCGGCCGATCGTCGACAAGCTCCACAAGGTCCTGACCGAGACGCTGAAGCAGCCCGAGGTCGCCGCGCGCCTTGAAGGCATCGGCGCCGAGGCCGTGGGTTCCGACCCGGAGGAACTCGCAGCGCATCTGGCGAAGGAAACGCAGCGCTGGTCGAAGCTGATCGCAGAGCGGCACATCCGCCTGGACTGA
- a CDS encoding helix-turn-helix domain-containing protein, which translates to MRVPCPVNLDRGRVMSRAGLIKAVWGSSAHHQRDNIVTVAILRLRQKLDDPFDLKLIHTVHRKEYVLEVRHDR; encoded by the coding sequence ATGAGAGTTCCATGCCCGGTGAATCTCGACAGAGGCCGCGTGATGTCACGCGCAGGCCTCATCAAGGCCGTGTGGGGATCGAGCGCCCATCATCAGCGCGACAACATTGTCACGGTGGCCATTCTGAGACTTCGCCAGAAGCTGGACGATCCGTTCGATCTGAAGCTGATTCACACGGTGCATCGCAAGGAGTACGTCCTGGAGGTCCGCCATGACCGCTAG
- a CDS encoding IS1380 family transposase codes for MPKCTDVPVRFCKVGRRVVEAAFDGGDIVSDGGAVLLKQVDERIGLTRAAARVFADARRKASVRHDIRSLLAQRVYGLCCGWESVSQHNTLRHDLAHQTAVGRVVELASAPTLSRLETSATSEHAAALHAVLLDQFIASRMTTPDELVLDIDATHIPLYGDQEGAHFHAHYDNYCYLPLYIFCGQDMLACVLRPSWRDPASVLSALIKLIARRLRQAWPGVRLVVRGDSGFCRPKALRRFDAWGIDYIVGLQKNSALLERVAIAEHALAEQYEAVGTKQRLIGEFRYATRSWERERRVIARLEHGAQGRNPRFVVTSLEAGDAKSLYEDLYCARGEAENRIKEAQMDLFGRRGSCRRFASNQMRLLLAALAYTLMINLRRLALQGTQLERACTATIRVKLLKIGAAVLRNTRRIRLLLASHHPLKHVFLTAARALAP; via the coding sequence GTGCCAAAGTGTACCGATGTGCCAGTGAGATTTTGCAAGGTTGGGCGTCGCGTCGTGGAGGCGGCGTTTGACGGCGGAGATATCGTCAGCGACGGTGGTGCGGTACTGCTCAAGCAAGTCGATGAGCGCATCGGCTTGACGCGCGCGGCGGCGCGCGTGTTCGCTGACGCACGGCGCAAGGCCAGCGTGCGTCACGACATTCGCAGTCTGCTCGCGCAGCGCGTGTACGGCTTGTGTTGTGGCTGGGAAAGTGTTTCGCAGCACAACACGCTGCGCCATGACCTGGCGCACCAAACGGCGGTAGGTCGTGTCGTTGAGCTGGCCTCGGCGCCGACGTTGAGCCGGTTGGAGACTTCGGCCACGAGCGAGCATGCCGCGGCGTTGCACGCTGTTTTGTTGGATCAATTCATCGCTAGCCGCATGACGACCCCCGACGAACTCGTGCTCGACATCGATGCCACGCACATCCCGCTGTACGGTGACCAGGAAGGCGCGCACTTCCACGCCCACTACGACAACTACTGCTACTTGCCGCTGTACATCTTCTGTGGGCAAGACATGCTCGCGTGCGTGCTGCGCCCGAGCTGGCGCGATCCGGCCAGCGTGCTCAGCGCGTTGATCAAGCTGATCGCGCGACGGCTGCGCCAGGCGTGGCCCGGCGTGCGGCTCGTGGTGCGCGGCGACTCCGGCTTCTGTCGCCCGAAGGCGCTGCGCCGCTTCGACGCCTGGGGCATTGACTACATCGTGGGCCTGCAGAAGAACTCCGCCTTGCTTGAACGCGTGGCCATCGCTGAACACGCGCTGGCCGAGCAGTACGAAGCCGTCGGCACGAAGCAGCGCCTGATCGGCGAGTTCCGATATGCAACGCGCAGCTGGGAGCGTGAGCGGCGCGTCATCGCGCGGCTGGAGCACGGCGCGCAAGGGCGCAATCCACGCTTCGTGGTCACGAGCCTGGAAGCGGGAGACGCCAAGTCGCTGTACGAGGACTTGTACTGCGCCCGCGGTGAGGCCGAGAACCGCATCAAGGAAGCGCAGATGGACCTGTTCGGTCGCCGCGGCAGTTGTCGCCGCTTCGCGTCCAACCAGATGCGCCTGCTGTTGGCTGCGCTGGCCTACACCTTGATGATCAACCTGCGCCGGCTGGCCCTTCAAGGCACGCAGTTGGAACGCGCGTGCACCGCCACCATCCGCGTCAAGCTGCTCAAGATCGGCGCCGCCGTGCTGCGCAATACCCGTCGCATCCGCCTGCTGCTGGCCTCGCACCACCCGCTCAAGCACGTCTTCCTCACGGCCGCTCGCGCACTGGCTCCATAG
- a CDS encoding DUF2846 domain-containing protein, with protein sequence MPFPSILASNSFPDSHRRENRSLDLRLACTAIAALLLTACGATGPQFTSAEAPTGESSAIYIYRPSKFAAGGFSPLLVIDDKVIGKISSGSYARRNLDAGVHKIELRRPSEAYGKFKTRSLEVTTKPGSTTYIRYHVEHKGPGEDIGSVAMTAGGLPVPMFMPVIDHMLVAVDPHDGLTEIKETRSIE encoded by the coding sequence ATGCCATTCCCATCCATTCTTGCCTCCAACTCTTTTCCAGATTCTCATAGACGCGAAAATCGCTCGTTGGATCTCCGGCTCGCGTGCACGGCAATCGCTGCGCTTCTGTTGACAGCTTGCGGTGCAACCGGGCCTCAATTTACCTCTGCCGAAGCGCCTACAGGTGAGTCGAGCGCGATCTATATCTATCGTCCGAGCAAATTCGCGGCTGGTGGTTTCTCACCCTTGTTGGTCATCGACGACAAGGTCATCGGAAAAATCTCGAGTGGATCGTATGCCCGCCGCAATCTTGACGCAGGTGTCCATAAGATCGAACTCCGACGACCGAGCGAGGCTTACGGCAAGTTCAAAACGAGAAGTCTTGAAGTCACGACGAAGCCCGGTAGCACCACGTACATTCGTTATCACGTGGAACACAAGGGTCCCGGGGAGGACATAGGGTCGGTTGCGATGACGGCAGGGGGCCTGCCGGTGCCCATGTTCATGCCTGTCATCGATCACATGCTGGTCGCTGTCGATCCGCACGATGGCCTGACAGAGATCAAGGAGACCCGCTCGATCGAATGA
- a CDS encoding IS5 family transposase (programmed frameshift) — MGRIRNKEISAALYKKIAPLLPVVTPSAKGGRPRLSDAQALNGILFVLRTGIPWEDLPQELGFGSGMTCWRRLRDWQAAGVWHGLHLALLGELRSADKLDFSRVSMDGASGAQPPGGPHTGPNPTDRGKLGSKRHVITDRQGIPLIFCVTGANRHDSVVFEELVDALPAVSGKRGRPRRWPEKLHADKGYDYARCRAHLRRRGIKDRIARRGIERNDRLGRHRWVVERTHAWLAAFGKLRTRFERRIDIHVALLSLACCVICIRNLPPFC, encoded by the exons ATGGGACGAATCAGAAACAAAGAAATCAGCGCGGCGCTGTACAAGAAGATTGCGCCATTGCTGCCCGTGGTGACACCTTCAGCCAAGGGCGGGCGGCCACGCCTGAGCGACGCGCAAGCTCTCAACGGCATCCTCTTCGTGCTGCGCACGGGCATCCCCTGGGAAGACCTCCCCCAAGAGTTGGGCTTTGGCAGCGGCATGACCTGCTGGCGGCGGCTTCGTGACTGGCAAGCTGCCGGGGTGTGGCATGGCCTGCATCTGGCACTTCTGGGGGAACTGCGCAGCGCCGACAAGCTCGACTTCAGTCGCGTCAGCATGGACGGGGCCAGCG GTGCCCAGCCCCCGGGGGGCCCGCACACGGGGCCCAACCCCACGGACCGGGGCAAACTCGGCAGCAAGCGCCACGTCATCACGGACCGCCAGGGCATCCCGCTGATCTTCTGCGTCACCGGGGCCAACCGCCACGATTCGGTGGTCTTCGAGGAACTCGTCGACGCCTTGCCGGCAGTGAGTGGCAAGCGCGGCAGGCCGCGCCGGTGGCCCGAGAAATTGCATGCGGACAAGGGTTACGACTACGCGCGATGCCGTGCTCATCTCAGGCGCCGAGGCATCAAGGATCGCATCGCCCGCAGAGGCATCGAACGCAATGATCGGCTCGGACGCCACCGCTGGGTGGTCGAGCGCACTCACGCCTGGCTGGCTGCCTTCGGCAAGCTGCGCACCCGATTCGAGCGTCGCATCGACATTCATGTCGCGCTGCTTTCCCTGGCGTGTTGCGTCATCTGCATTCGCAATCTCCCCCCGTTTTGTTAG
- a CDS encoding sulfatase-like hydrolase/transferase translates to MSNSTKSRRPNIIVILTDDMGHGDLSSYGSTLVETKNIDSIGRDGVRFTAGYSSAPLCSPSRAGLVTGRYQQRFGFEQQVSSGAYPEQREVRLEDGSLAPLQGEAEFLRRGIPTTEKNIGEVFKAAGYATGVFGKWHLGHGPQFLPHNRGFDESVVFYGNTSLQSIRPDDPDLVNVKVDYHDEAKDTAWTREGLNAVRRNGEVIDVDQYLMFFFRDELVKFIDRMKDEPFMVYFPVNSPVPPLQVPKRLFDQLKDRIPNIAQRAYNAFLLALDEVVGSVLDAVRRNGLENDTLIIFVSDNGNALSRPGSNAPFSGGKYSTYEGGIRMPFMMKWPGHIRAGQVYEQPVSTLDILPTVAAAGEVPTTDTQPLDGVNLLPWLKDEKQGAPHEALFWKLAAYSGVRVGDWKLYLEPKNGVAQLFHLGSDPGEKVDMKTFRPEIFQLLLDRYMEWDKSLPPRAWTNISPVFRK, encoded by the coding sequence ATGTCCAATTCAACGAAATCCCGTCGCCCCAACATCATCGTTATCCTCACCGACGATATGGGTCATGGCGATCTCTCCTCCTATGGCAGCACGCTGGTAGAAACGAAGAACATCGACAGCATCGGGCGCGACGGCGTGCGATTCACCGCTGGCTACAGTTCCGCACCGCTGTGCAGTCCCTCGCGCGCAGGCCTGGTAACCGGCCGCTACCAGCAGCGCTTTGGTTTCGAGCAGCAGGTTTCCTCGGGCGCCTACCCGGAGCAAAGGGAGGTGCGTCTGGAAGATGGCAGCCTCGCTCCCCTGCAGGGCGAGGCCGAGTTCCTGCGTCGCGGCATTCCCACCACTGAGAAAAACATCGGCGAGGTCTTCAAGGCGGCGGGATACGCGACCGGCGTTTTCGGGAAATGGCATCTCGGCCATGGTCCGCAGTTCCTGCCGCATAACCGCGGCTTTGACGAGTCGGTTGTCTTCTACGGCAATACCAGCCTGCAATCCATCCGCCCGGACGATCCGGATCTGGTGAACGTCAAGGTCGACTATCACGATGAGGCGAAGGACACCGCCTGGACCCGCGAAGGCCTGAATGCGGTGCGCCGCAACGGCGAAGTGATTGACGTGGACCAGTACCTGATGTTCTTCTTCCGCGACGAACTCGTGAAGTTCATCGATCGCATGAAGGACGAGCCCTTCATGGTCTATTTCCCGGTCAACTCCCCTGTCCCTCCGCTGCAAGTTCCCAAGCGGCTATTCGACCAGCTGAAGGACCGTATTCCGAACATCGCCCAGCGCGCGTACAACGCATTCCTGCTCGCTCTGGACGAAGTCGTCGGCTCCGTGCTCGACGCCGTGCGCCGCAACGGACTGGAAAACGACACGCTCATCATCTTCGTCAGTGACAACGGGAACGCGCTCAGCCGTCCGGGCAGCAATGCCCCATTCTCCGGTGGCAAGTACAGCACCTACGAAGGCGGCATCCGCATGCCTTTCATGATGAAGTGGCCCGGACACATTCGTGCGGGTCAGGTCTACGAGCAGCCGGTCAGCACTCTGGACATCCTGCCGACGGTAGCGGCCGCCGGCGAGGTTCCGACGACCGATACGCAGCCGCTCGACGGGGTGAACCTGCTTCCGTGGCTGAAAGACGAGAAGCAAGGTGCCCCTCACGAAGCGCTGTTCTGGAAGCTGGCCGCCTACTCCGGGGTACGGGTAGGAGACTGGAAGCTGTATCTTGAACCGAAGAACGGTGTCGCACAGCTCTTTCACCTCGGTTCCGACCCGGGAGAGAAGGTTGATATGAAGACGTTTCGACCCGAGATCTTCCAGCTGCTGCTCGATCGCTACATGGAGTGGGACAAGTCGCTGCCGCCGCGCGCGTGGACAAATATCTCACCGGTGTTCAGGAAATAG
- a CDS encoding formylglycine-generating enzyme family protein: MSELTDVRMVRLDGGEFSMGSDRFYPEERPVRRALVEPFCIDETPVTNAEFERFVTRTDYRTVAERVHEGMPFAGSAVFAAPMTAVNLADPGQWWDFRQGACWHAPLGKGSSIEGLAQHPVVHVAFEDASAYAAWCGKRLPTEVEWEFAARGGLEGADYAWGSHLEPEGLVLANYWQGTFPLENTVRDGWERTSPVRSYPGNGWGLFDMIGNVWEWTSDDWSLPLHAEPHKPSCCASKRGRGTETKVLKGGSHLCAANYCQRYRPAARHAQPGSETTSHIGFRCARTA; this comes from the coding sequence ATGAGCGAACTGACGGATGTTCGGATGGTCCGGCTCGATGGCGGCGAGTTTTCGATGGGCTCCGATCGGTTCTATCCGGAGGAGCGTCCGGTCCGGCGCGCGCTGGTTGAACCCTTCTGCATTGATGAGACGCCGGTCACGAACGCTGAATTCGAACGCTTCGTGACGCGAACGGACTACCGCACCGTGGCGGAGCGGGTGCACGAAGGAATGCCCTTTGCGGGATCGGCAGTGTTTGCCGCACCGATGACTGCGGTGAACTTGGCGGATCCCGGCCAGTGGTGGGACTTCCGTCAGGGTGCCTGCTGGCACGCGCCACTGGGAAAGGGCAGCAGCATCGAGGGGCTGGCGCAGCATCCGGTGGTGCACGTCGCATTTGAAGATGCCTCAGCGTATGCCGCGTGGTGCGGCAAGCGCCTGCCGACCGAAGTGGAATGGGAGTTCGCCGCCCGCGGCGGGCTCGAAGGCGCCGACTATGCGTGGGGCAGCCATCTTGAGCCCGAAGGCTTGGTGCTTGCCAACTACTGGCAGGGGACGTTCCCGCTTGAAAACACGGTGCGCGACGGCTGGGAGAGAACCTCGCCGGTTCGCTCATATCCGGGAAACGGATGGGGCCTGTTCGACATGATCGGCAACGTCTGGGAGTGGACATCGGACGATTGGTCGTTGCCCTTGCACGCCGAGCCGCACAAGCCTTCCTGTTGCGCGTCGAAACGTGGGCGCGGCACTGAAACGAAGGTGCTTAAAGGTGGCTCGCACCTGTGTGCGGCGAACTATTGCCAGCGCTACCGGCCAGCGGCCCGTCACGCGCAGCCGGGGAGCGAGACAACAAGCCACATCGGGTTCCGTTGCGCACGAACAGCCTAG